A stretch of Equus caballus isolate H_3958 breed thoroughbred chromosome 11, TB-T2T, whole genome shotgun sequence DNA encodes these proteins:
- the FSCN2 gene encoding fascin-2 isoform X1 produces the protein MPTNGLHQVLKIQFGLVNDADRYLTAESFGFKVNASAPSLKRKQMWVLEPDPGQGTAVLFRSSHLGRYLSAEEDGRVACEAEQPSRDCRFLVLPQPDGRWVLQSEPHGRFFGGTEDQLSCFATAISPAELWTVHLAIHPQAHLRSVSRRRYAHLCPQEDEIAADSNTPWGVDALITLIFQNRQYCLKSCDSRYLRSDGRLVWEPEARARYTLEFKAGKLAFKDCDGRYLAPVGPAGTLRAGRNTRPGKDELFDLEESPPQVVLVAANHRYVSVRQGVNVSANQDEELDHETFLMQIDQETKKCTFYSSTGGYWTLVTHGGIQATATQVSANTMFEMEWRGRRVALKASNGRYVCMKKNGQLAAISDFVGEDEEFILKLINRPILVLRGLDGFVCQRRGSNQLDTNRSVYDVFHLSFSDGAYQIRGRGGGFWHTGSHGSVCSDGQRAEDFLFEFRERGRLAIRTRSGKYLRGGASGLLRADADAPAGVALWEY, from the exons ATGCCCACCAATggcctgcaccaggtgttgaagATCCAGTTTGGCCTTGTCAATGACGCTGACCGCTACCTGACAGCGGAGAGCTTTGGCTTCAAGGTCAACGCCTCGGCACCCAGCCTCAAGAGGAAGCAGATGTGGGTGCTGGAGCCTGACCCAGGGCAGGGCACTGCCGTGCTGTTCCGCAGCAGCCACCTGGGCCGCTACCTGTCGGCCGAGGAGGACGGTCGCGTGGCCTGCGAGGCAGAGCAACCGAGCCGAGACTGCCGCTTCCTGGTCCTGCCACAGCCGGACGGGCGCTGGGTACTGCAGTCGGAGCCGCACGGCCGCTTCTTCGGGGGCACCGAAGACCAGCTGTCGTGCTTTGCCACGGCCATCTCCCCGGCCGAGCTGTGGACCGTGCACCTGGCCATCCACCCGCAAGCTCACCTGCGGAGCGTGAGCCGGCGGCGCTACGCGCACCTGTGCCCACAGGAGGACGAGATCGCGGCAGACAGCAACACGCCGTGGGGCGTGGACGCGCTCATCACCCTCATCTTCCAGAACCGGCAGTACTGCCTCAAGTCCTGCGACAGCCGCTACCTGCGCAGCGACGGCCGCCTCGTCTGGGAGCCTGAGGCCCGCGCACGCTACACGCTCGAGTTCAAGGCAGGCAAGCTGGCCTTCAAGGACTGCGATGGCCGATACCTGGCGCCTGTGGGGCCCGCTGGCACGCTCAGGGCTGGACGCAACACACGGCCCGGCAAGGACGAGCTTTTCGACTTGGAGGAGAGTCCCCCGCAGGTGGTGCTAGTGGCTGCCAACCACCGCTATGTGTCTGTGAGGCAAG GGGTCAACGTCTCAGCCAACCAAGATGAAGAACTGGATCATGAGACCTTCCTGATGCAAATTGACCAAGAGACAAAGAAGTGCACCTTCTATTCTAGCACTGGGGGCTACTGGACCCTGGTCACCCACGGGGGCATCCAGGCCACAGCCACACAAGT ttCTGCCAACACCATGTTTGAGATGGAGTGGCGTGGCCGGCGGGTGGCCCTCAAGGCCAGTAACGGACGCTATGTGTGCATGAAGAAGAATGGGCAGCTGGCGGCCATCAGTGATTTTGTGG GCGAGGACGAGGAGTTCATCCTCAAGCTGATCAACCGGCCCATCCTCGTGCTGCGCGGCCTGGACGGCTTCGTCTGCCAGCGCCGCGGCTCCAACCAGCTGGACACCAACCGCTCCGTCTACGACGTCTTCCACCTGAGCTTCAGCGATGGCGCCTACCAGATCCGAG gccgcGGCGGCGGGTTCTGGCACACCGGCAGCCACGGCAGCGTGTGCAGCGACGGCCAGCGCGCCGAGGACTTCCTCTTCGAGTTCCGCGAGCGCGGCCGCCTGGCCATCCGCACCCGGAGCGGCAAGTATCTGCGCGGCGGCGCCTCGGGGCTGCTGCGCGCGGACGCGGACGCGCCGGCGGGGGTCGCGCTCTGGGAGTACTGA
- the FSCN2 gene encoding fascin-2 isoform X2, translating into MPTNGLHQVLKIQFGLVNDADRYLTAESFGFKVNASAPSLKRKQMWVLEPDPGQGTAVLFRSSHLGRYLSAEEDGRVACEAEQPSRDCRFLVLPQPDGRWVLQSEPHGRFFGGTEDQLSCFATAISPAELWTVHLAIHPQAHLRSVSRRRYAHLCPQEDEIAADSNTPWGVDALITLIFQNRQYCLKSCDSRYLRSDGRLVWEPEARARYTLEFKAGKLAFKDCDGRYLAPVGPAGTLRAGRNTRPGKDELFDLEESPPQVVLVAANHRYVSVRQGVNVSANQDEELDHETFLMQIDQETKKCTFYSSTGGYWTLVTHGGIQATATQVSANTMFEMEWRGRRVALKASNGRYVCMKKNGQLAAISDFVAPGMPPRPTAPQPALPPGEDEEFILKLINRPILVLRGLDGFVCQRRGSNQLDTNRSVYDVFHLSFSDGAYQIRGRGGGFWHTGSHGSVCSDGQRAEDFLFEFRERGRLAIRTRSGKYLRGGASGLLRADADAPAGVALWEY; encoded by the exons ATGCCCACCAATggcctgcaccaggtgttgaagATCCAGTTTGGCCTTGTCAATGACGCTGACCGCTACCTGACAGCGGAGAGCTTTGGCTTCAAGGTCAACGCCTCGGCACCCAGCCTCAAGAGGAAGCAGATGTGGGTGCTGGAGCCTGACCCAGGGCAGGGCACTGCCGTGCTGTTCCGCAGCAGCCACCTGGGCCGCTACCTGTCGGCCGAGGAGGACGGTCGCGTGGCCTGCGAGGCAGAGCAACCGAGCCGAGACTGCCGCTTCCTGGTCCTGCCACAGCCGGACGGGCGCTGGGTACTGCAGTCGGAGCCGCACGGCCGCTTCTTCGGGGGCACCGAAGACCAGCTGTCGTGCTTTGCCACGGCCATCTCCCCGGCCGAGCTGTGGACCGTGCACCTGGCCATCCACCCGCAAGCTCACCTGCGGAGCGTGAGCCGGCGGCGCTACGCGCACCTGTGCCCACAGGAGGACGAGATCGCGGCAGACAGCAACACGCCGTGGGGCGTGGACGCGCTCATCACCCTCATCTTCCAGAACCGGCAGTACTGCCTCAAGTCCTGCGACAGCCGCTACCTGCGCAGCGACGGCCGCCTCGTCTGGGAGCCTGAGGCCCGCGCACGCTACACGCTCGAGTTCAAGGCAGGCAAGCTGGCCTTCAAGGACTGCGATGGCCGATACCTGGCGCCTGTGGGGCCCGCTGGCACGCTCAGGGCTGGACGCAACACACGGCCCGGCAAGGACGAGCTTTTCGACTTGGAGGAGAGTCCCCCGCAGGTGGTGCTAGTGGCTGCCAACCACCGCTATGTGTCTGTGAGGCAAG GGGTCAACGTCTCAGCCAACCAAGATGAAGAACTGGATCATGAGACCTTCCTGATGCAAATTGACCAAGAGACAAAGAAGTGCACCTTCTATTCTAGCACTGGGGGCTACTGGACCCTGGTCACCCACGGGGGCATCCAGGCCACAGCCACACAAGT ttCTGCCAACACCATGTTTGAGATGGAGTGGCGTGGCCGGCGGGTGGCCCTCAAGGCCAGTAACGGACGCTATGTGTGCATGAAGAAGAATGGGCAGCTGGCGGCCATCAGTGATTTTGTGG CCCCGGGTATGCCCCCACGCCCTACCGCCCCTCAGCCCGCTCTCCCACCAGGCGAGGACGAGGAGTTCATCCTCAAGCTGATCAACCGGCCCATCCTCGTGCTGCGCGGCCTGGACGGCTTCGTCTGCCAGCGCCGCGGCTCCAACCAGCTGGACACCAACCGCTCCGTCTACGACGTCTTCCACCTGAGCTTCAGCGATGGCGCCTACCAGATCCGAG gccgcGGCGGCGGGTTCTGGCACACCGGCAGCCACGGCAGCGTGTGCAGCGACGGCCAGCGCGCCGAGGACTTCCTCTTCGAGTTCCGCGAGCGCGGCCGCCTGGCCATCCGCACCCGGAGCGGCAAGTATCTGCGCGGCGGCGCCTCGGGGCTGCTGCGCGCGGACGCGGACGCGCCGGCGGGGGTCGCGCTCTGGGAGTACTGA